A window of Pseudodesulfovibrio hydrargyri contains these coding sequences:
- the ybgF gene encoding tol-pal system protein YbgF, with protein sequence MKCLKLLLLAAFCLPLVGCITSQKSAETESASTEWRIKSLEESFLNFREQQRKMADEDARSREKLEKRMAEVEAELAALRGGQAPSDAPRGETWSSDLQPEEDGWVEGGKNAEKDAPKVENDAEKPWAKVPEPPAVPEPPQTIPEPEVITRAQAPKPAPAVAKPTPKPAKPAPRASGAKALYERGYGQYNAGQFQAARATFDEFTAKYPHDDLAANALYWKGETYYSERNYAQAILAFKEVTGRFPKHDKAAAALLKIGMSYDRVGDPDNAIFYLRALVEDFPESSAAGLGRKELARLGG encoded by the coding sequence ATGAAATGCCTGAAACTTCTTCTGCTTGCCGCCTTCTGCCTGCCCCTGGTGGGCTGCATAACCTCGCAGAAGAGTGCCGAGACCGAGTCGGCGAGCACCGAGTGGCGCATCAAGAGCCTTGAGGAGAGTTTCCTGAACTTCCGCGAGCAACAGCGCAAGATGGCCGACGAGGACGCGCGCTCGCGTGAGAAGCTGGAGAAGCGCATGGCCGAGGTGGAGGCCGAACTGGCCGCCCTGCGCGGCGGGCAGGCTCCGTCCGACGCGCCGCGCGGCGAGACCTGGTCCTCGGACCTCCAACCCGAGGAGGACGGCTGGGTGGAGGGCGGCAAAAACGCGGAAAAGGACGCTCCCAAGGTGGAGAACGACGCGGAAAAGCCGTGGGCCAAGGTGCCCGAGCCGCCCGCCGTGCCTGAACCGCCCCAGACCATCCCCGAACCCGAGGTGATCACCCGCGCCCAGGCCCCCAAACCGGCCCCGGCCGTTGCCAAGCCGACGCCCAAACCCGCGAAACCCGCGCCCAGGGCATCCGGCGCCAAGGCGCTGTACGAGCGGGGGTACGGCCAGTACAACGCGGGTCAGTTCCAGGCCGCTCGGGCCACTTTTGACGAGTTCACGGCCAAGTACCCGCACGACGATCTGGCGGCCAACGCCCTGTACTGGAAGGGGGAGACCTATTATTCCGAGCGGAATTACGCCCAGGCCATCCTGGCCTTCAAGGAGGTCACGGGCAGGTTTCCCAAGCACGACAAGGCCGCTGCGGCCCTGCTCAAGATCGGCATGTCCTACGACCGGGTGGGCGACCCGGACAACGCGATTTTCTATCTGCGCGCCCTGGTGGAGGATTTCCCCGAGTCATCCGCCGCCGGGCTCGGGCGCAAGGAATTGGCCCGGCTGGGCGGCTAG
- the dprA gene encoding DNA-processing protein DprA: MDLQQEFFACLALKHTPRLGPKVWRELFAAFPSAYEAVRDAASWHDRELSSKAQARACAAEVWREKAEAEYKEARRSGMDVVTWFDPRFPERLKEIPDPPAMLYLRGDASLLGNPGVAVVGARECTRLGLETAGRISAQLSKIGITVVSGLALGIDRQAHLGGLKGVGSSIAVLGCGLDVEYPQGNADVRGELYAKGLVVSEYGPGVKPRGGHFPVRNRLISGLSLGVLVAEAAHNSGSLITARLAGEQGRDVFAVPGPIGQPTFTGCHRLIKQGAALVESASDIVEILRFDFARELAEVPDPDAEDTENGVDVERAVVKKKKASTAPVEGAERRQRRRSPLVDREAMGLSPDEKRVLDMLDDADKMHIDALGRELGWDSSTVSRVLLLLEMRGAVRQLPGMWYLARED, encoded by the coding sequence ATGGACCTGCAACAAGAATTCTTCGCCTGTCTGGCCCTGAAGCACACCCCCCGGCTGGGGCCCAAGGTGTGGCGGGAGCTGTTTGCCGCGTTTCCGAGCGCCTATGAGGCGGTGCGCGACGCGGCATCCTGGCACGACCGGGAACTGTCGTCCAAGGCTCAGGCCAGGGCCTGCGCGGCGGAGGTCTGGCGGGAAAAGGCCGAGGCCGAATACAAGGAGGCCCGGCGGTCGGGGATGGACGTGGTCACCTGGTTCGATCCCCGGTTCCCCGAGCGCCTGAAGGAGATTCCCGATCCCCCGGCCATGTTGTATCTGCGCGGGGACGCGTCCCTGCTCGGCAATCCGGGCGTGGCCGTGGTCGGCGCCAGGGAGTGCACCCGGTTGGGACTGGAAACCGCCGGGCGGATCAGCGCGCAGCTCTCGAAGATCGGCATCACCGTGGTCTCCGGGCTGGCGCTGGGCATCGATCGGCAGGCCCACCTGGGCGGGCTCAAGGGCGTGGGCTCGTCCATCGCGGTGCTCGGCTGCGGCCTGGATGTGGAGTATCCCCAGGGCAACGCGGACGTGCGCGGCGAGCTTTACGCAAAAGGACTAGTTGTCAGCGAATACGGGCCCGGCGTGAAGCCCAGGGGCGGACATTTCCCGGTGCGCAACCGGCTCATCAGCGGGCTGTCGCTGGGGGTGCTGGTGGCCGAGGCCGCCCACAACAGCGGCAGCCTGATCACCGCCCGGCTGGCCGGGGAGCAGGGCAGGGACGTGTTCGCCGTGCCCGGCCCCATAGGCCAGCCGACCTTCACCGGCTGCCACAGGCTGATCAAGCAGGGGGCCGCCCTGGTGGAGTCCGCCTCGGACATCGTCGAGATTCTGCGCTTCGATTTCGCCCGCGAGTTGGCGGAGGTGCCCGACCCCGATGCGGAAGATACGGAAAACGGGGTTGACGTGGAACGTGCCGTAGTCAAAAAGAAGAAGGCATCCACCGCGCCCGTTGAAGGAGCGGAACGGAGGCAACGGCGGCGGTCGCCTCTCGTGGATCGGGAGGCCATGGGGCTGAGCCCGGACGAAAAACGCGTCCTGGACATGCTCGACGACGCCGACAAGATGCACATAGACGCCCTGGGCCGGGAACTCGGCTGGGATTCGTCCACGGTCAGCCGGGTCCTGCTCCTGCTGGAGATGCGCGGCGCCGTGCGGCAGCTGCCCGGCATGTGGTATCTGGCCAGGGAAGACTAA
- a CDS encoding TMEM165/GDT1 family protein, translating to MDWKLLATTFGTLFVAELGDKTQLACMLMTAKTQKPWTVFLGSSLALVLVSFLGVMFAQFICQYVPTDIIKKIAAVAFVVMGCLIFFDKI from the coding sequence ATGGATTGGAAACTGCTTGCCACCACTTTCGGCACCCTGTTCGTGGCCGAACTCGGCGACAAGACGCAGCTCGCCTGCATGCTCATGACGGCCAAGACCCAGAAACCCTGGACCGTGTTCCTGGGTTCGTCCCTGGCCCTGGTCCTGGTCAGCTTCCTGGGGGTTATGTTCGCCCAGTTCATCTGCCAGTACGTGCCCACGGACATCATCAAGAAGATAGCGGCCGTGGCCTTCGTGGTCATGGGTTGTCTGATCTTCTTTGACAAGATTTGA
- a CDS encoding HDOD domain-containing protein — MDDDLKTRVKGEILQVKDLPTLPNVLDKITQLVEDPDASTEAIAKVIATDQVLSAKVLKMVNSPIYGFPGRISSIQHALVLLGFNVVRGIIISTSVFDMMVQAMKGLWEHSLGCATACNIIARRAGFEDPEEYAVAGLLHDLGKVVTAVQLPDTHTAILDTVKAKDLTYFQAEKDVLGFGHDRINAWLARHWGLPPNIREAMTRHHAPQLAEFYKPMSCVVHLADFLVRLLEFGNSGDDQTAYLRPEALIELKFRMSDLDKVMDEMTGQLLEVSDVTF, encoded by the coding sequence GTGGACGACGATCTGAAAACCCGGGTCAAGGGGGAGATTCTCCAGGTCAAGGACCTGCCGACCCTGCCCAACGTCCTGGACAAGATCACCCAACTGGTGGAGGACCCGGACGCATCGACCGAGGCCATCGCCAAGGTCATCGCCACGGACCAGGTCCTGTCGGCCAAGGTGCTCAAGATGGTCAATTCGCCCATTTACGGCTTCCCCGGCCGGATCAGTTCCATTCAGCACGCTCTGGTCCTGCTCGGCTTCAACGTGGTGCGCGGGATCATCATCTCCACCTCGGTCTTCGACATGATGGTCCAGGCCATGAAGGGGCTGTGGGAGCACTCGCTGGGCTGCGCCACGGCCTGCAACATCATCGCCCGCCGGGCCGGATTCGAGGATCCGGAGGAGTACGCCGTGGCCGGGTTGCTCCACGACCTGGGCAAGGTGGTCACCGCCGTCCAGCTGCCGGACACCCACACGGCCATCCTCGACACGGTCAAGGCCAAGGATCTGACCTACTTCCAGGCCGAGAAGGATGTGCTCGGCTTCGGCCACGACCGGATCAACGCCTGGCTTGCCCGCCACTGGGGGCTGCCGCCGAACATCCGCGAAGCCATGACCCGCCACCACGCCCCGCAGTTGGCCGAGTTCTACAAGCCCATGTCCTGCGTGGTCCACCTTGCCGATTTTCTGGTCCGTTTACTGGAGTTCGGAAACTCCGGGGACGACCAGACCGCCTACCTCAGGCCCGAGGCCCTCATCGAACTCAAGTTCCGCATGAGCGACTTGGACAAGGTCATGGACGAAATGACCGGGCAACTCCTCGAAGTTTCGGATGTGACCTTCTGA
- a CDS encoding methyl-accepting chemotaxis protein, which produces MLSFIRRRLSLKLLIPLCLVIVAGIGGLVYYVTESTFDMAYSATESTAQEQAVSAARSLSMFLRDQRSMARILAGNPDMLAAVQDATEAAQRACDTVVKTNPNVWGVEVFDARGQVKAGANSNDVKMVGLYVASRHFAKEVLKGNDTGVMDKTIVSDRKSGAHIFSISYPIRDGEGQVRGGVVLFCSWDAFVKQFVSPVHIGQNGYGYVLDGDGRFIHHPDDKQFRKDASGFEFIKTAMEKKEGVVAYEWEGARKFMAVAQDPVTGWFVCMSASVDDIAAVAARQGQVMQMVGVGLILAVMLLVHLMLAIFVFRPVKKTVAMAEATAHGDLAQVYKQNENGDEIASMQSALIDIRRTVRAMTGNFAEVARLIERGHFNERGDAQGFEGDFAGLINGSNYMLDGMVNLLDELPLPLMAISKDHTILFMNKAGAALGGADLEELTGTTCSDYFLTGDCNPEKCACDKAMRSGEMVASNTEAHPGSRSMEIDYFGMPLRDEKGEVLGAVKVIMDQTEIRRVQREMLETATQADSVATMLSAASQELAAQVEQTTQGAERQQAMSGDVASAMEQMNATVLEIARNASNAAQNADEMRENATRGGEVVTAVVNSIEQLRERAGLVDRNIRDLGTEVEAIGAIMTVISDIADQTNLLALNAAIEAARAGDAGRGFAVVADEVRKLAEKTMNATQEVGGAIKSIQDGTRRNLAAFQSATEAIDESTDLAAKAGEALDDILKVVKVADDQIRSIATASEEQAATTSEVSRSVEEVNEVSNGIAAAMTESTTAVSDLARLAEELKQITTRIGQDDD; this is translated from the coding sequence ATGCTTTCATTCATTCGACGGCGGCTATCTCTTAAGCTGCTCATCCCCCTGTGCCTGGTCATCGTGGCGGGCATCGGCGGTCTGGTCTACTACGTTACCGAGTCCACTTTCGACATGGCCTATTCGGCCACCGAAAGCACGGCCCAGGAACAGGCGGTGTCCGCCGCCCGTTCCTTGAGCATGTTCCTCAGGGACCAGCGGTCCATGGCCCGGATACTGGCCGGGAACCCGGACATGCTCGCCGCGGTGCAGGACGCCACCGAGGCGGCCCAGCGGGCCTGCGACACCGTGGTCAAGACCAACCCCAATGTCTGGGGCGTCGAGGTCTTCGACGCCAGGGGCCAGGTCAAGGCCGGGGCCAATTCCAACGACGTCAAAATGGTCGGGCTCTACGTCGCGTCCCGTCACTTCGCCAAGGAAGTGCTCAAGGGCAACGACACCGGGGTCATGGACAAGACCATCGTCTCGGATCGCAAGTCCGGGGCGCATATCTTCAGCATCAGCTATCCCATCCGCGACGGCGAGGGCCAGGTGCGCGGCGGGGTGGTCCTGTTCTGCTCCTGGGATGCCTTCGTGAAGCAGTTCGTCTCTCCGGTCCACATCGGCCAAAACGGCTACGGCTATGTCCTGGATGGCGACGGCCGCTTCATCCACCACCCGGACGACAAGCAGTTCCGCAAGGACGCCAGCGGGTTCGAGTTCATCAAGACGGCCATGGAGAAGAAGGAAGGGGTCGTCGCCTACGAGTGGGAGGGGGCCCGCAAGTTCATGGCCGTGGCCCAGGACCCGGTGACCGGCTGGTTCGTGTGCATGAGCGCCTCGGTGGACGACATCGCCGCCGTGGCCGCCCGGCAGGGCCAGGTCATGCAGATGGTCGGCGTCGGGCTGATCCTGGCGGTCATGCTCCTGGTCCACCTCATGCTGGCCATATTCGTTTTCCGCCCGGTCAAGAAGACCGTGGCCATGGCCGAGGCCACGGCACACGGCGATCTGGCCCAGGTCTACAAACAGAACGAGAACGGCGACGAGATCGCCAGCATGCAGTCCGCGCTCATCGACATCCGCCGGACCGTGCGGGCCATGACCGGAAACTTCGCCGAGGTGGCCCGTCTGATCGAGCGCGGCCACTTCAACGAACGGGGCGACGCCCAAGGATTCGAAGGCGATTTCGCCGGGCTGATCAACGGCTCCAACTACATGCTCGACGGCATGGTCAACCTGCTCGACGAATTGCCCCTGCCGCTGATGGCCATTTCCAAGGACCACACCATCCTGTTCATGAACAAGGCGGGCGCGGCCCTGGGCGGGGCCGATTTGGAGGAACTTACCGGGACCACCTGCTCCGACTACTTCCTGACCGGCGACTGCAATCCGGAAAAATGCGCCTGCGACAAGGCCATGCGCAGCGGGGAGATGGTCGCCTCCAACACCGAGGCGCACCCCGGCTCCCGGTCCATGGAGATCGACTATTTCGGCATGCCCCTTCGCGACGAGAAGGGCGAGGTGCTCGGCGCGGTCAAGGTCATCATGGACCAGACCGAAATCCGTCGGGTCCAGCGCGAGATGCTCGAAACCGCCACTCAGGCCGATTCCGTGGCCACCATGTTGTCCGCCGCCTCCCAGGAGCTGGCCGCCCAGGTGGAGCAGACCACTCAGGGCGCGGAACGCCAGCAGGCCATGTCCGGGGACGTGGCCTCGGCCATGGAGCAGATGAACGCCACCGTGCTCGAGATCGCCCGCAACGCCTCCAACGCCGCCCAGAACGCGGACGAGATGCGCGAGAACGCCACTCGGGGCGGCGAGGTGGTCACGGCCGTGGTCAATTCCATCGAACAGCTGCGTGAACGCGCCGGGCTGGTGGACCGCAACATCCGCGACCTCGGCACCGAGGTGGAGGCCATTGGCGCGATCATGACCGTCATCTCCGACATCGCGGATCAGACCAACCTGCTCGCGCTCAACGCGGCCATCGAGGCCGCCCGGGCGGGCGACGCCGGGCGCGGCTTCGCCGTGGTCGCCGACGAGGTCCGCAAGCTGGCCGAAAAGACCATGAACGCCACCCAGGAGGTGGGCGGGGCCATCAAGTCCATCCAGGACGGTACCCGCCGTAACCTGGCCGCCTTCCAGAGCGCCACCGAGGCCATCGACGAGTCCACGGACCTGGCCGCCAAGGCAGGTGAGGCCCTGGACGACATCCTCAAGGTGGTCAAGGTGGCCGACGACCAGATCCGCAGCATCGCCACCGCCTCCGAGGAGCAGGCCGCGACCACCTCCGAGGTCAGCCGCAGCGTGGAGGAGGTCAACGAGGTGTCCAACGGCATCGCCGCGGCCATGACCGAATCGACCACCGCCGTGAGCGATCTGGCCCGGCTGGCCGAGGAACTCAAGCAGATCACCACGCGCATCGGCCAGGACGACGACTAG
- a CDS encoding GGDEF domain-containing response regulator — MNQTLEESLFQRKQTGFLLSPDKSLAEMLQKLWSPEVLEFRVFDRGARAIELMFTDPPDLLVVDNRLSDISGREVANLVKSENVYRQLPVVMCVDPVDVEEPWNWNQIEVDDFLVRPFNPSEVRDRINLTLCRAMRALDANPLSKLPGNTSIIQRIQQLIDNGDDFALAYCDLDYFKSYNDKYGFSRGDEVLMMAARVIVNTIRSYQGVLSFVGHVGGDDFVFILPPDKVEDACRRIIKAFDEIVPHFYDPDDRKRGNITSVDREGNTKVFPLMAISLAVVVNTDQRIAHYGEVSAIAMELKKKAKEDPKSSYVIDRRQS, encoded by the coding sequence ATGAACCAGACCCTTGAAGAATCCCTGTTCCAGCGCAAGCAGACGGGCTTTTTGCTCTCCCCGGACAAGTCCCTGGCCGAGATGCTGCAAAAACTCTGGTCTCCGGAGGTCCTGGAGTTCAGGGTCTTCGACAGGGGCGCGCGGGCCATCGAGCTGATGTTCACCGACCCGCCGGACCTGCTCGTGGTGGACAACCGCTTGTCCGACATCTCCGGCCGCGAGGTGGCCAACCTGGTCAAGAGCGAGAACGTCTACCGCCAGCTCCCGGTGGTCATGTGCGTGGACCCGGTGGATGTGGAGGAGCCGTGGAACTGGAACCAGATCGAGGTGGACGACTTCCTGGTCCGGCCCTTCAACCCGTCCGAGGTGCGCGACCGCATCAACTTGACCCTGTGCCGGGCCATGCGCGCCCTGGACGCCAACCCGCTGTCCAAGCTGCCGGGCAACACCTCCATCATCCAGCGCATCCAGCAGCTCATTGACAACGGCGACGACTTCGCCCTGGCATACTGCGACCTCGACTATTTCAAGTCCTACAACGACAAGTACGGCTTCTCGCGCGGGGACGAAGTGCTCATGATGGCCGCCCGGGTCATCGTCAACACCATCCGCAGCTACCAGGGCGTCCTGAGCTTCGTGGGCCACGTGGGCGGTGACGACTTCGTCTTCATCCTGCCGCCGGACAAAGTCGAGGACGCCTGCAGGCGGATCATCAAGGCGTTCGACGAGATCGTGCCCCATTTCTACGACCCCGACGACCGCAAGCGCGGCAACATCACCTCCGTGGACCGGGAGGGGAACACCAAGGTCTTTCCGCTCATGGCCATCTCCCTGGCCGTGGTGGTCAACACCGACCAGCGCATCGCACATTACGGCGAGGTCTCGGCCATCGCCATGGAACTGAAGAAAAAGGCCAAGGAGGACCCGAAGAGCAGCTATGTCATCGACCGACGCCAATCGTAA
- the xerC gene encoding tyrosine recombinase XerC: MSSTDANRNQQGELVRGFLAYLEVEKGYSPATIRSYSTDLDQFEEFLKGRKVTLERPVRLNRDHVRAFLAELHRRQLTKTSMGRKLSSLRAYFKYLLRHKLITKDPAAGIRNPKQEKRHPQVLNVDQAVALMEARVDPDPEGLRDVALAELLYGSGLRISEAIGLDLNDVDSDVIRVTGKGSKERIVPLSDAAVERIRRYMGQRHAFLHDNYAEQALFLSSRAGKRLDRRQANRIVAKLAKLAGLPKDVHPHMLRHSFATHMLEAGADLRSVQELLGHENLTTTQRYTHLDMQRIMQVYDHAHPLAGERKTDTDKD, encoded by the coding sequence ATGTCATCGACCGACGCCAATCGTAATCAGCAGGGCGAACTCGTCCGGGGGTTCCTCGCCTACCTGGAGGTGGAGAAGGGGTATTCCCCGGCCACCATCCGCTCCTATTCCACGGATCTCGACCAGTTCGAGGAATTCCTCAAGGGCCGCAAGGTCACCCTGGAGCGCCCGGTCCGGCTCAACCGCGACCATGTCCGCGCCTTTCTGGCCGAACTGCATCGCAGGCAGCTGACCAAGACCTCCATGGGCCGCAAACTGTCCAGCCTGCGCGCCTATTTCAAGTATCTCCTGCGCCACAAGCTCATCACCAAGGACCCGGCCGCGGGTATCCGCAATCCCAAGCAGGAAAAGCGCCACCCGCAGGTGCTCAACGTGGACCAGGCCGTCGCCCTCATGGAGGCGCGGGTGGACCCGGACCCCGAGGGGCTGCGCGACGTCGCCCTGGCCGAGCTGCTCTACGGCTCGGGGCTGCGCATCAGCGAAGCCATCGGGCTGGACCTCAACGACGTGGACTCCGACGTGATCCGCGTCACCGGCAAGGGCAGCAAGGAGCGCATAGTGCCCCTGTCCGATGCGGCCGTCGAGCGCATCCGCCGCTACATGGGGCAGCGCCACGCCTTTCTTCACGACAACTACGCCGAGCAGGCCCTGTTCCTCAGCTCCCGCGCGGGCAAGCGGCTGGACCGCCGCCAGGCCAACCGCATCGTGGCCAAGCTCGCCAAACTGGCCGGGCTGCCCAAGGACGTGCATCCGCACATGCTCCGCCACAGTTTCGCCACCCACATGCTCGAGGCCGGGGCCGACCTGCGCAGCGTGCAGGAGTTGCTCGGCCACGAGAACCTGACCACGACCCAGCGCTACACGCATCTGGACATGCAGCGCATCATGCAGGTATACGACCACGCGCACCCGCTGGCGGGCGAGCGTAAAACCGATACCGACAAAGACTGA
- a CDS encoding peptidylprolyl isomerase, translated as MDNPLVLLETPEGEILIELFPDKAPKTVENFLQYVDDEFYDGTLFHRVIKGFMIQTGGLTFSMQEKETREPIENEATNGLKNVKGTVAMGRLPEPHSATSQFYINVADNPDLDHTGEDDENFGYCVFGEVADGMNVAEKISKTRTHSYQGFDDVPKDPVSIITARRFE; from the coding sequence ATGGACAATCCCCTGGTCCTTCTGGAAACCCCGGAAGGCGAAATACTGATCGAACTTTTCCCTGACAAGGCCCCGAAGACCGTGGAGAACTTCCTCCAGTACGTGGACGACGAGTTCTACGACGGCACCCTGTTCCACCGGGTCATCAAGGGATTCATGATCCAGACCGGCGGCCTGACCTTTTCCATGCAGGAAAAGGAAACCCGTGAGCCCATCGAGAACGAGGCCACCAACGGCCTGAAGAACGTCAAGGGCACCGTGGCCATGGGCCGCCTGCCCGAGCCGCACAGCGCCACTTCCCAGTTCTACATCAACGTGGCCGACAACCCAGACCTGGACCACACCGGCGAGGACGACGAGAACTTCGGCTACTGCGTGTTCGGCGAGGTTGCGGACGGCATGAACGTGGCCGAAAAGATCAGCAAGACCCGCACCCACTCCTACCAGGGCTTCGACGACGTCCCCAAAGACCCCGTCTCAATCATCACCGCCCGCCGGTTTGAGTAG
- a CDS encoding NAD(P)H-dependent flavin oxidoreductase translates to MKLPSLNFGDITARLPIIQGGMGVGISLSGLASAVANEGGVGVIATSMIGMRDPQRAKDPEGADRRSLIDEIRKARAKMTDGLLGVNIMCALTNYGDMVRTSIREKVDVIISGAGLPLEMPRYLREVSDEMKEELRTKLVPIVSSGRAASILCRKWASRFNYLPDGFVVEGPKAGGHLGFKAEQIDDPEYQLENILAQVVEAVQPYRDKHEKPIPVIAAGGVYTGEDIARYLEMGASGVQMGTRFVATEECDADMAFKQAYINAKAEDVTIIKSPVGMPGRALKNTFLDAVTAGLKHPKKCVHKCLHSCAEDKSPYCIAQALVNAYKGKLKNGFAFCGANAYLVDKIITVKELMSSLSEEAERKYQEVGQKIADTKEQAAQRIKDVLNK, encoded by the coding sequence ATGAAACTTCCCAGTCTCAATTTCGGTGATATAACCGCCCGCCTGCCCATCATCCAGGGCGGCATGGGCGTGGGCATCTCCCTTTCCGGGCTGGCCAGCGCCGTGGCCAACGAAGGCGGCGTGGGCGTCATCGCCACCTCCATGATCGGCATGCGCGACCCGCAGCGCGCCAAGGACCCTGAAGGGGCCGACCGTCGCAGCCTCATCGATGAAATCCGCAAGGCGCGGGCCAAGATGACCGACGGGCTGCTCGGCGTGAACATCATGTGCGCCCTGACCAACTACGGCGACATGGTCCGCACCTCCATCCGCGAAAAGGTGGACGTGATCATCTCAGGCGCGGGCCTGCCGCTGGAAATGCCCAGATACCTGCGCGAGGTCTCCGACGAGATGAAGGAGGAACTGCGCACCAAGCTCGTGCCCATCGTCTCCTCGGGCCGCGCGGCCTCCATCCTCTGCCGCAAGTGGGCCAGCCGCTTCAACTACCTGCCCGACGGCTTCGTGGTCGAAGGCCCCAAGGCGGGCGGTCACCTCGGCTTCAAGGCCGAACAGATCGACGACCCCGAGTACCAGCTGGAAAACATCCTGGCCCAGGTGGTCGAAGCCGTTCAGCCCTACCGCGACAAGCACGAAAAGCCGATCCCGGTCATCGCCGCCGGCGGCGTGTACACCGGCGAGGACATTGCCCGCTACCTCGAGATGGGCGCCTCCGGCGTGCAGATGGGCACCCGGTTCGTGGCCACCGAGGAATGCGACGCGGACATGGCCTTCAAACAGGCCTACATCAACGCCAAGGCCGAGGACGTGACCATCATCAAAAGCCCGGTGGGCATGCCCGGCCGCGCCCTGAAGAACACCTTCCTCGACGCCGTGACCGCAGGCCTCAAGCACCCCAAGAAGTGCGTGCACAAATGCCTGCACTCCTGCGCCGAGGACAAGTCGCCCTACTGCATCGCCCAGGCCCTGGTCAACGCCTACAAGGGCAAGCTCAAGAACGGCTTCGCCTTCTGCGGAGCCAACGCCTACCTGGTGGACAAGATCATCACCGTCAAGGAACTGATGTCCTCCCTCAGCGAAGAGGCCGAACGCAAATACCAGGAAGTCGGCCAGAAAATCGCCGACACCAAGGAACAGGCCGCCCAACGCATCAAGGACGTCCTCAACAAGTAG
- the lhgO gene encoding L-2-hydroxyglutarate oxidase translates to MYRAHTVICGAGILGLTIARELIEAGCDDVIIFDKEPCLGMHASGRNSGVLHAGIYYDPGTLKAKMCLEGNRRMQAYCEERGLPLFKSGKVIVARTEDELDTLDELERRATANGGVVEMIDEKRLAEIEPNAFTVGRALYSPLTSVVDPKRILAAMREELENSGRVRFFFDTRFTGTAGPNKVATSQGRIGYKLFINAAGAYSDKVAQAFGIAGDYRLLPFKGIYRVLAKPAADRIKGSIYPVPNIKNPFLGVHFTRSAHGDVYVGPTAIPAFGRENYGILKGLDREVLSILFRDMRMFMENKKFRTIALEEPRKYFFKHFFNDAAKLVREIAPEDMLPTAKAGIRPQLVNIKTSQLVMDFVIEEAENSVHILNSISPAFTSSMYFAELVVKEHVTNS, encoded by the coding sequence ATGTACCGCGCGCATACCGTCATCTGCGGGGCGGGCATCCTCGGGCTGACCATCGCCCGGGAACTGATAGAGGCCGGCTGTGACGATGTCATCATCTTCGACAAGGAACCTTGCCTGGGCATGCACGCTTCGGGCCGCAACAGCGGCGTGCTCCACGCGGGCATCTACTACGATCCCGGCACGCTGAAGGCCAAGATGTGCCTGGAGGGCAACCGCCGCATGCAGGCCTACTGCGAGGAACGGGGGCTGCCCCTGTTCAAGTCCGGCAAGGTCATCGTGGCCCGCACCGAAGACGAACTGGACACCCTGGACGAACTCGAGCGACGGGCCACGGCCAACGGCGGCGTGGTCGAAATGATCGACGAAAAGCGGCTGGCCGAAATCGAGCCCAACGCCTTCACCGTGGGCCGCGCCCTGTACTCGCCCCTGACCAGCGTGGTCGACCCCAAGCGCATCCTTGCCGCCATGCGCGAGGAACTGGAGAACAGCGGCAGGGTCCGCTTCTTCTTCGACACCCGGTTCACCGGCACGGCCGGGCCGAACAAGGTCGCCACCTCCCAGGGCAGAATCGGCTACAAGCTGTTCATCAACGCGGCCGGAGCGTACAGCGACAAGGTGGCCCAGGCCTTCGGCATCGCCGGAGACTACCGACTGCTGCCCTTCAAGGGCATCTACCGCGTGCTCGCAAAGCCCGCCGCCGACCGCATTAAGGGTTCCATCTACCCGGTCCCGAACATCAAGAACCCGTTCCTGGGCGTGCACTTCACCCGTAGCGCGCACGGCGACGTGTACGTCGGCCCCACGGCCATCCCGGCCTTCGGGCGCGAGAACTACGGCATCCTCAAGGGGCTGGACCGCGAGGTCCTGAGCATCCTCTTCCGCGACATGCGCATGTTCATGGAAAACAAAAAGTTCCGGACCATCGCCCTGGAGGAGCCGCGCAAGTACTTCTTCAAGCACTTCTTCAACGACGCGGCCAAGCTGGTCAGGGAAATCGCCCCCGAAGACATGCTGCCCACGGCCAAGGCGGGCATACGGCCCCAGCTCGTGAATATCAAAACCAGCCAGCTGGTCATGGATTTCGTCATCGAGGAGGCGGAAAACAGCGTCCACATCCTCAATTCCATCTCTCCGGCCTTCACCAGCTCCATGTATTTCGCCGAATTGGTGGTCAAGGAACACGTCACCAATTCGTAA